From the Leifsonia sp. AG29 genome, one window contains:
- a CDS encoding glycoside hydrolase family 15 protein: MSLPIEDYALISDCFTGALVGKDGSIDWLCLPRYDSQSMFGSLLGTEDHGRWLVAPADPSASSTRHYEGDTMILVTRWRTAEGEVEVTDAMPMGDHRADVVRRVRGIRGQVRMRQDLRIRFGYARATPWVRKDSSTRPSALVAVAGPDAIVVRGSSLHAIDHAHAGEFTVGPGEVIDLSLTWYPSHRTPPEPLDVEASLQRTREWWTDWAAGCVHEGPYRDAVVRSLVLMRALSHLETGGIVAAATTSLPEQFGGERNWDYRYVWLRDASLTIGVLLEYGYDDSVDHWRDWLLRAIAGDPADLQIMYGLSGERDLQERVIESLPGYQGARPVRVGNGASTQFQADVIGEVMLGLDRGRRAGDAETRFSWALQRALMAYLEDNWRMPDHGIWEIRGEPQHFTHSRGLVWAAFDCAVRAVEDYGLDGPVDRWRRERDAVRAEIEANGWDAERQTYVQYYGSSEVDASLLQLAQVGFVSPEDPRMLGTVRAIEEDLMIDGLVLRYRTSSGVDGLPPGEHPFLACSFWLVEQYAGSGRLDDARGLMDRLVALRNDVGMLSEEYDVKGRSHAGNTPQALTHIALVRAAGAIARAEAGS; the protein is encoded by the coding sequence ATGTCGCTTCCCATCGAGGACTATGCCCTGATCAGTGACTGCTTCACCGGGGCACTCGTCGGGAAGGACGGGAGCATCGACTGGCTGTGCCTCCCCCGCTACGACTCGCAGTCCATGTTCGGGAGCCTCCTCGGCACGGAGGACCACGGGCGCTGGCTGGTCGCCCCGGCCGACCCGTCGGCCTCGAGCACGCGGCACTACGAGGGCGACACGATGATCCTCGTGACGCGCTGGCGCACCGCCGAGGGCGAGGTCGAGGTGACCGACGCGATGCCGATGGGCGACCACCGTGCCGACGTCGTCCGCCGCGTGCGCGGGATCCGGGGGCAGGTCCGCATGCGGCAGGACCTCCGCATCCGCTTCGGCTACGCCCGCGCAACCCCCTGGGTCAGGAAAGACTCGTCGACGCGGCCGTCCGCGCTCGTGGCCGTGGCCGGACCCGACGCGATCGTCGTGCGTGGCTCGTCCCTCCACGCCATCGACCATGCGCACGCCGGCGAGTTCACGGTCGGTCCGGGCGAGGTCATCGATCTGAGCCTCACCTGGTACCCGTCGCACCGGACGCCTCCCGAGCCCCTGGATGTGGAGGCCTCGCTCCAGCGGACGCGCGAGTGGTGGACCGACTGGGCCGCCGGGTGCGTGCACGAAGGGCCGTACCGCGACGCCGTCGTCCGCTCGCTCGTTCTCATGCGCGCCCTCTCGCACCTGGAGACCGGAGGCATCGTGGCGGCGGCGACGACCTCGCTTCCGGAGCAGTTCGGGGGCGAGCGGAACTGGGACTACCGGTACGTCTGGCTCCGCGACGCCTCCCTCACCATCGGCGTGCTGCTCGAGTACGGCTACGACGACTCCGTGGACCATTGGCGGGACTGGCTGCTGCGGGCGATCGCCGGTGACCCGGCCGATCTGCAGATCATGTACGGCCTCTCCGGCGAGCGCGACCTGCAGGAGCGGGTCATCGAGAGCCTGCCGGGGTACCAGGGCGCCCGGCCGGTGCGGGTCGGCAACGGCGCCTCCACCCAGTTCCAGGCGGACGTGATCGGCGAGGTGATGCTGGGCCTCGACCGCGGCCGCCGCGCCGGCGACGCGGAGACCCGCTTCTCGTGGGCGCTGCAGCGGGCGCTGATGGCGTACCTCGAGGACAACTGGCGCATGCCCGATCACGGCATCTGGGAGATCCGCGGCGAGCCTCAGCATTTCACGCACTCGCGGGGTCTGGTCTGGGCAGCGTTCGACTGCGCGGTGCGTGCTGTGGAGGACTACGGGCTGGACGGGCCGGTCGATCGGTGGAGGCGCGAGCGCGACGCCGTCCGCGCCGAGATCGAAGCCAACGGGTGGGATGCCGAGCGACAGACCTACGTCCAGTACTACGGCTCGTCCGAGGTGGACGCGTCGCTCCTGCAGCTCGCACAGGTCGGGTTCGTCTCGCCGGAGGACCCGCGGATGCTGGGGACGGTGCGCGCCATCGAGGAGGACCTGATGATCGACGGGCTGGTGCTGCGCTACCGCACGAGCAGCGGCGTCGACGGGCTTCCTCCTGGCGAGCATCCCTTCCTCGCCTGCTCGTTCTGGCTCGTCGAGCAGTATGCGGGCTCCGGAAGGCTCGACGACGCGCGAGGTCTGATGGACCGCCTGGTCGCCCTGCGGAACGATGTCGGCATGCTGTCGGAGGAGTACGACGTCAAGGGCCGGTCGCACGCGGGCAACACGCCCCAGGCGCTGACCCACATCGCGCTCGTGCGGGCGGCCGGGGCGATCGCGCGCGCCGAGGCGGGGTCTTGA
- a CDS encoding glucose-6-phosphate dehydrogenase, which yields MTPSVDTLVILGASGDLTSRLLLPAIGQLLTDQPHRTLSLLGSSSEELDDARWRDVVRKAFESVEAKGDAVERILKETRYVVADATSAEDLKGLLADAQGVPALYFALPPAVAAKACDALGGIELPEGLALALEKPFGTDEKSAVALNEQLARLVPEDRIHRVDHFLGRSSVFNLLGVRFANSLLEPVWNSHHIDRVDVVYDETLGLEGRARYYDTAGALVDMIQSHLLQVMAVLAMEPPSTLGAADLRDAKAILLRATRVWGGDPVTGSRRARYAAGEIDGRSLPAYADEQGVVPERETETLAEVTLEVDTWRWKGVPFTLRSGKALGSRRREMVITFTPAQQIPTGLHGESEPARLRLLFAPDSMSLELNINGTDDPYVLERAALTADFGPGALLAYAEVIEGILDGDPSLSVRGDTAVECWRIVEPVVKAWKDDLVPLEEYPAGSEGPEGWAPLP from the coding sequence ATGACGCCCTCGGTCGACACTCTTGTGATTCTCGGAGCCTCCGGAGATCTCACCTCCCGTCTGCTGCTTCCCGCGATCGGCCAGCTGCTGACGGACCAGCCGCACCGGACGCTCTCGCTGCTCGGTTCCAGCAGTGAGGAGCTCGACGATGCCCGGTGGAGGGACGTCGTCCGGAAGGCCTTCGAGTCGGTGGAGGCGAAGGGCGACGCCGTGGAGCGCATCCTGAAGGAGACCCGCTATGTCGTCGCGGACGCGACGAGCGCGGAGGATCTGAAGGGGTTGCTGGCGGACGCGCAGGGCGTGCCCGCGCTGTACTTCGCCCTTCCTCCGGCCGTGGCCGCGAAGGCGTGCGACGCGCTCGGAGGGATCGAGCTGCCCGAGGGGCTCGCACTGGCGCTCGAGAAGCCGTTCGGGACGGACGAGAAGAGCGCCGTCGCCCTGAACGAGCAGCTCGCGCGGCTCGTTCCCGAGGACCGCATCCACCGCGTCGACCACTTCCTCGGCCGGTCCAGCGTGTTCAACCTCCTGGGCGTGCGGTTCGCGAACAGCCTTCTCGAGCCCGTGTGGAACAGTCACCACATCGACCGGGTCGACGTCGTGTACGACGAGACGCTGGGCCTCGAGGGGCGCGCCCGCTACTACGACACCGCGGGTGCGCTCGTCGACATGATCCAGAGCCACCTCCTCCAGGTGATGGCGGTGCTCGCGATGGAGCCGCCGTCGACGCTGGGGGCGGCCGACCTGCGGGACGCGAAAGCGATCCTCCTGCGGGCCACGCGGGTCTGGGGCGGCGATCCGGTGACCGGGAGCCGCCGCGCGCGGTACGCCGCGGGCGAGATCGACGGGCGCTCCCTCCCGGCCTACGCGGACGAGCAGGGCGTCGTCCCGGAGCGCGAGACGGAGACGCTCGCCGAGGTGACGCTCGAGGTGGACACGTGGCGCTGGAAGGGCGTGCCGTTCACCCTCCGGTCGGGCAAGGCGCTCGGCTCCCGTCGGCGCGAGATGGTCATCACGTTCACGCCGGCCCAGCAGATCCCCACCGGTCTCCACGGGGAGTCGGAGCCGGCGCGCCTCCGTCTGCTGTTCGCGCCCGACTCGATGTCCCTCGAGCTGAACATCAACGGCACCGATGACCCGTACGTCCTGGAACGCGCGGCACTCACCGCTGATTTCGGCCCGGGTGCACTGCTCGCCTACGCCGAGGTCATCGAGGGGATCCTCGACGGCGATCCGTCCCTGTCGGTCCGCGGAGACACGGCGGTGGAGTGCTGGCGGATCGTGGAACCGGTCGTGAAGGCGTGGAAGGACGACCTGGTGCCGCTCGAGGAGTACCCGGCCGGATCCGAAGGCCCGGAGGGGTGGGCTCCGCTGCCCTGA
- a CDS encoding SLC13 family permease: MRTAIVGVVLLVLGAVALVTGVLPVPEALVLWDRVWPILLFVAAITVVTELAAEAGVFTALAQQTARWGRGRAWLLWLLVVVVAALSTIFLSLDTTAVLLTPVVIVMARHAGLNPLPFALTTVWMANTGSLLLPVSNLTNLLAQRTMGDPSPAAFAALMWAPALVAMVVPMVVVFIVARRFLLVRYETGEEDGIEDPVLFWLSAVVVVLLLPLLVSGLPVWIPTCAAAVILIVAFLVRRRGVVRFGLLPWQLLLLAGGLFLFIEALHSAGLGTLLARISGTGESPLALLRLSATGMVGANAIDNLPAYLALEPVADSPGRIAALLIGVNAGPLITPWASLATLLWHQRLTAFDVEIRWRRYILLGLIVAPVTVVLATLALSATL; the protein is encoded by the coding sequence ATGCGTACCGCGATCGTGGGCGTCGTGCTCCTCGTCCTGGGTGCCGTCGCGCTCGTCACCGGCGTCCTGCCGGTGCCCGAGGCGCTCGTGCTGTGGGACCGCGTGTGGCCGATCCTCCTGTTCGTCGCAGCCATCACGGTCGTGACGGAGCTGGCCGCCGAGGCCGGGGTGTTCACGGCACTCGCGCAGCAGACCGCGCGCTGGGGACGTGGACGGGCCTGGCTGCTGTGGCTGCTCGTGGTCGTCGTGGCCGCTCTGTCGACGATCTTCCTGTCGCTCGACACCACTGCCGTGCTGCTCACGCCGGTGGTCATCGTCATGGCCCGTCACGCCGGTCTCAACCCGCTCCCGTTCGCGCTCACGACGGTGTGGATGGCGAACACCGGCTCCCTCCTGCTCCCGGTGTCGAACCTGACGAACCTGCTGGCCCAGCGCACCATGGGGGACCCGTCGCCCGCCGCGTTCGCCGCGCTCATGTGGGCGCCCGCGCTCGTCGCCATGGTCGTCCCGATGGTCGTCGTGTTCATCGTCGCCCGACGATTCCTTCTCGTGCGCTACGAGACCGGGGAGGAGGACGGGATCGAGGATCCCGTCCTGTTCTGGCTGAGCGCGGTGGTCGTCGTGCTTCTGCTACCGCTCCTCGTCTCCGGTCTCCCGGTGTGGATCCCGACGTGCGCGGCGGCCGTGATCCTCATCGTCGCCTTCCTCGTCCGGCGTCGGGGCGTCGTGCGGTTCGGCCTGCTGCCGTGGCAGCTGCTGCTCCTCGCCGGAGGGCTCTTCCTGTTCATCGAGGCGCTCCACTCGGCCGGTCTCGGGACGCTCCTCGCCCGGATCTCGGGGACGGGGGAGTCGCCGCTCGCGCTGCTGCGGTTGTCCGCGACCGGGATGGTCGGCGCGAACGCGATCGACAACCTCCCGGCCTACCTGGCCCTGGAGCCGGTCGCCGACAGTCCCGGCCGGATCGCGGCGCTCCTCATCGGCGTCAATGCCGGCCCGCTCATCACGCCGTGGGCCTCGCTCGCCACCCTGCTGTGGCACCAGCGGCTCACCGCGTTCGACGTCGAGATCCGCTGGAGGCGCTACATACTCCTCGGCCTCATCGTCGCCCCGGTCACGGTGGTGCTGGCGACGCTCGCGCTGTCCGCCACCCTCTAG